The following are from one region of the Ignavibacteriales bacterium genome:
- a CDS encoding CoB--CoM heterodisulfide reductase iron-sulfur subunit B family protein, translating into MKYLSFPGCSLRSTGRAYEESMIAVAKALEIQYEELKDWNCCGATSYVSIDEMDAFALAARNLALAELQSPEGTINLVAPCSACYLVLSKTERYLEDYPDVSANVNAKLNKAGLHYNGRVDVRHPLDILVNDYGIENIAKRVKYPLKGLKVACYYGCQVVRPFAKFDHSHYPVTMDKLVQALGAEPVDWPLKTRCCGGSLTGTTQEAGLRLNRLLLKEAQKRGADIMLTCCPLCQHNLECYQERIDRIYKEKIDLPVAYFTQLIGVALGLSEKELGMQRLFKKPSLEHITHPKGEMANAW; encoded by the coding sequence ATGAAATATCTTAGTTTTCCCGGTTGCTCGCTGCGAAGTACTGGACGCGCATACGAAGAATCTATGATTGCTGTTGCCAAAGCGCTGGAAATTCAGTACGAAGAATTGAAAGATTGGAACTGCTGCGGTGCTACATCGTATGTTTCTATTGATGAAATGGATGCATTTGCACTTGCTGCACGCAACCTGGCGCTTGCTGAATTGCAGTCTCCAGAAGGTACAATCAATTTGGTTGCACCTTGCAGTGCATGTTACCTTGTTCTCTCAAAAACTGAACGTTACCTCGAAGACTATCCAGATGTCAGTGCGAACGTGAATGCAAAGCTGAATAAAGCTGGACTTCACTACAATGGCCGCGTAGATGTACGTCATCCCTTGGATATACTGGTGAATGATTATGGTATCGAAAATATTGCAAAGCGTGTTAAATATCCGTTAAAAGGTTTAAAGGTTGCATGTTATTATGGCTGCCAAGTCGTACGGCCTTTTGCTAAGTTTGATCACTCACATTATCCTGTTACGATGGATAAGCTAGTGCAGGCGCTTGGTGCAGAGCCGGTCGATTGGCCGTTGAAAACAAGATGTTGCGGCGGCAGCCTCACTGGCACAACTCAAGAAGCAGGTTTGCGTTTGAACCGCCTGCTTCTCAAAGAAGCTCAGAAACGCGGCGCCGACATCATGCTGACCTGCTGTCCGCTCTGCCAGCACAATTTAGAATGCTATCAGGAACGTATTGATCGCATCTATAAAGAAAAAATTGATTTGCCGGTAGCATATTTTACGCAGCTTATTGGTGTCGCGCTCGGTTTGTCGGAAAAGGAACTTGGAATGCAGCGGCTCTTCAAGAAGCCGTCGCTGGAGCATATCACACATCCGAAAGGAGAAATGGCCAATGCATGGTAA
- a CDS encoding Ni/Fe hydrogenase subunit alpha, with translation MEATTTTRRITIDPITRLEGHGKIDIFLDDKGEVTKAYYQIPELRGFEIFSKGRPAEDMPQITSRICGVCPTAHHMAGTKALDDLYKVDPPPAAKKIRELIYNLFMLEDHALHVYILGGPDFIVGPDAPKELRNVVGVIGKVGVDVGKKVISMRRRLRELISYLGGKVIHPVFGLPGGVSKGIALEDLPKFKEVANDGLEFAKFTLQVFKDIVLKNDTYVKMITSETYTHKTYYMGLVDENNKLNFYDGKVRVVDPSGNEFIKFAPQQYLDHIAEQVEPWSYVKFPYLKMVGWKGFVDGIESGVYSVAPLARLNVADGMATAEAQKACDELYKTLGGKPVHMTLANHWARVVEMLQAAERCVELVNDIEITSKDIRTIPTKTPTVGIGIVEAPRGTLIHHYETDERGLITKVNLIVATAHNGARIAMGVDKAAKGLIHGGKVNDGLLNMIEMAFRAYDPCNACATHSLPGEMPLVVHLRDKDGNLIDILKR, from the coding sequence ATGGAAGCAACAACTACAACTCGACGAATAACGATTGATCCTATCACTCGTCTTGAAGGTCATGGAAAGATCGATATCTTTCTTGATGATAAAGGTGAAGTGACGAAGGCATATTATCAAATCCCAGAATTGCGCGGCTTCGAGATTTTCTCCAAGGGACGTCCTGCCGAAGATATGCCGCAAATTACCAGCCGCATCTGTGGTGTATGCCCAACAGCACATCATATGGCTGGTACGAAAGCGTTGGATGACCTCTATAAAGTAGATCCACCACCTGCAGCAAAGAAAATTCGTGAGTTGATTTATAATCTCTTTATGCTCGAAGACCACGCGCTTCATGTGTATATTCTTGGCGGCCCTGATTTCATCGTTGGCCCGGATGCACCGAAAGAATTGCGTAATGTAGTCGGTGTGATAGGCAAAGTGGGTGTGGATGTTGGCAAGAAAGTAATTTCTATGCGGCGCCGATTGCGTGAATTGATAAGTTACCTCGGTGGTAAAGTAATCCATCCGGTTTTCGGATTACCGGGCGGAGTCTCAAAAGGAATAGCTCTAGAAGATTTACCGAAGTTTAAAGAAGTGGCTAATGATGGATTAGAGTTTGCCAAATTCACATTGCAGGTATTCAAAGATATTGTGTTAAAGAATGATACCTATGTCAAGATGATTACTTCCGAGACCTACACTCATAAAACATACTATATGGGTTTAGTGGATGAGAACAACAAGCTCAATTTCTATGATGGTAAGGTGAGGGTAGTCGATCCAAGCGGAAACGAATTCATCAAGTTTGCGCCCCAGCAATATCTTGATCACATCGCAGAACAGGTTGAACCTTGGAGCTATGTAAAATTCCCTTACCTCAAAATGGTCGGATGGAAAGGATTTGTGGACGGAATTGAAAGTGGTGTCTATTCTGTTGCGCCGCTTGCGCGTCTCAATGTTGCCGATGGTATGGCGACCGCTGAGGCGCAGAAAGCGTGCGATGAACTCTATAAGACTTTAGGTGGAAAGCCGGTGCACATGACACTTGCTAATCATTGGGCACGTGTTGTGGAGATGCTGCAGGCTGCAGAACGATGCGTTGAACTCGTGAATGATATTGAAATCACCAGCAAAGACATTCGTACGATTCCGACAAAAACACCGACTGTCGGCATTGGTATTGTCGAAGCACCGCGCGGTACACTCATCCATCATTATGAAACGGACGAACGTGGATTGATCACAAAAGTGAACCTCATTGTTGCTACCGCACATAACGGCGCACGTATTGCAATGGGTGTTGATAAAGCAGCGAAAGGCCTCATTCATGGCGGAAAAGTAAATGACGGTCTTCTCAATATGATTGAAATGGCATTCCGCGCATACGATCCATGCAATGCCTGTGCGACGCATTCGTTACCTGGTGAAATGCCCCTCGTTGTTCACCTCCGTGATAAGGATGGCAATCTCATAGATATCTTAAAGAGATAA
- a CDS encoding peptidase C1, which produces MKKLIYLFIIFEFSSNVLYAQIERRDKAVFIESKNEFWDSVKTTLDKFYKKDSTANKKLRVDFTQFNPPKSLDEFTTYWHNKPVSQAVSGMCWCFSTTSFFESEIFRLSKREIKLSELYTVYWEYVEKARGYVRARGDQEFGEGSESDAVKRIWKNHGIVPADAYTGLLNGQPFHDHSKMFAELETYLKSLKTSNSWDEDAVEHNVKSILNHYIGAPPEKILVGNKEMTPKEYFEKVVKLNLDEYVELVSFADRPYYTSVEFDVPDNWWHSKDYFNVPLSDFMAAVKNAVRTGYTEVIGGDVSEPGIEGHAGIAVIPTFDIPSQYIDENARIFRFKNATTEDDHGIHIVGYTQKDGTDWYLVKDSGAGSRNNSHSGYYFFHEDFVKLKMLGVMLPKSAVPEIVKKMGK; this is translated from the coding sequence TTGAAAAAATTGATCTATTTGTTCATAATCTTTGAATTCAGCTCAAACGTTTTGTATGCGCAAATCGAGCGACGCGATAAAGCAGTGTTCATAGAATCAAAGAATGAATTTTGGGATTCCGTCAAAACGACACTTGATAAATTCTATAAGAAGGATTCAACTGCGAATAAAAAACTGCGGGTTGATTTTACTCAATTCAATCCACCGAAATCCTTAGATGAATTCACAACGTATTGGCATAACAAGCCGGTCTCACAGGCAGTCTCCGGAATGTGCTGGTGTTTTTCCACAACATCATTTTTCGAATCTGAAATATTCCGGTTGAGCAAACGCGAGATCAAACTCTCTGAACTTTACACTGTGTATTGGGAATACGTTGAAAAGGCGCGTGGGTATGTTCGGGCGCGCGGCGATCAGGAGTTCGGTGAAGGATCGGAGTCGGACGCTGTAAAACGTATATGGAAGAATCATGGTATTGTTCCTGCAGATGCGTACACCGGATTGCTCAACGGTCAGCCCTTTCACGATCATTCCAAAATGTTTGCGGAATTGGAGACATATCTTAAATCTCTTAAAACTTCAAACAGTTGGGATGAGGATGCGGTGGAACATAACGTCAAATCCATTCTTAATCATTACATCGGTGCGCCGCCGGAAAAAATTCTTGTCGGTAACAAGGAAATGACACCGAAGGAATATTTTGAAAAGGTTGTCAAATTGAACCTGGACGAATATGTGGAACTTGTATCTTTTGCCGACCGCCCGTATTACACATCTGTGGAATTTGACGTACCGGATAATTGGTGGCATAGCAAGGATTACTTCAACGTTCCTTTGAGCGATTTTATGGCAGCAGTGAAGAATGCGGTTCGCACAGGTTATACTGAAGTCATCGGCGGCGATGTCTCGGAACCGGGGATCGAAGGGCATGCGGGCATTGCTGTTATACCAACATTTGATATTCCATCGCAATACATTGATGAAAATGCACGTATTTTTAGATTTAAAAATGCTACAACCGAGGATGACCATGGTATTCACATCGTCGGTTATACACAGAAAGATGGAACAGATTGGTATCTCGTAAAAGATTCGGGTGCTGGCTCGCGCAACAACTCACATTCTGGTTATTACTTTTTTCATGAAGATTTTGTGAAGTTGAAGATGCTCGGAGTGATGCTCCCCAAAAGCGCTGTGCCTGAGATCGTGAAGAAAATGGGAAAGTGA
- a CDS encoding CoA-binding protein produces MVSRKSIDDFLSQKKLALIGVSRDTKQLANVAYRFLKTHGFTVYPVNPNADKIEGDRCYPNIKSLPEKVDGVVIMLPPEKTMKVLPEILEAGIEHVWLQQQTESPQAIQFCKDHNIRVVYGECIMMFTEPVASFHRLHRWGKKVMGKLPK; encoded by the coding sequence ATGGTTTCCCGTAAATCCATAGATGATTTTTTATCACAGAAAAAGCTCGCTCTTATCGGTGTCTCGCGAGATACCAAGCAATTAGCAAACGTTGCATACCGTTTTTTGAAAACACACGGATTTACGGTATATCCTGTTAATCCGAATGCAGATAAGATTGAGGGTGATCGATGTTATCCAAACATCAAATCGTTGCCTGAAAAGGTCGATGGTGTTGTAATAATGCTTCCACCAGAAAAAACGATGAAGGTATTACCGGAAATTCTTGAGGCAGGTATTGAGCATGTCTGGCTGCAGCAGCAAACGGAATCGCCGCAAGCAATACAATTTTGTAAAGATCATAATATTCGTGTTGTCTATGGTGAATGCATTATGATGTTTACTGAACCGGTAGCTTCTTTCCATCGCCTGCATCGCTGGGGGAAAAAAGTTATGGGTAAATTGCCGAAATAA
- a CDS encoding 4Fe-4S dicluster domain-containing protein, translated as MQLPAQPSIRQDEAPQKIEKMKHVVRRIKFESELDLEFGERVAKKAYGQKLLSCIQCGTCSATCPLAHYMDYTPRKIIAMTREGFKEEVLNSLTIWLCASCYSCYVQCPRQIHITDVMYALKREAIQMGFHPKRLAIPILAQEFYKRVLKDGRNTESWLLISLYLRTNPFKMLKESILGLKLFLRGRLTIGKEHVKRRDQIHAILGHEKGGQPS; from the coding sequence ATGCAACTCCCCGCTCAACCATCAATCCGCCAGGACGAAGCACCCCAGAAAATAGAAAAAATGAAACACGTCGTTCGGCGGATTAAATTTGAATCTGAACTCGATCTCGAGTTCGGCGAACGCGTGGCTAAAAAAGCGTACGGCCAGAAACTTCTCAGCTGTATTCAATGCGGCACATGCAGTGCCACTTGTCCGCTTGCGCATTATATGGATTATACGCCGCGGAAGATTATCGCTATGACCCGCGAAGGATTTAAGGAAGAAGTTCTCAACTCACTGACGATCTGGCTTTGTGCATCCTGTTACTCTTGTTACGTCCAATGTCCCCGACAAATTCATATCACTGATGTGATGTATGCACTCAAACGCGAAGCAATTCAAATGGGCTTTCATCCAAAGCGCCTGGCGATTCCGATTCTTGCACAGGAATTTTACAAGCGAGTTTTAAAAGATGGCCGGAACACGGAAAGCTGGCTGCTCATCAGTCTCTATTTACGTACGAATCCATTCAAAATGTTGAAAGAATCTATTCTTGGCTTGAAACTTTTTCTGCGGGGTCGTCTCACAATCGGCAAAGAACATGTCAAACGGCGCGATCAAATCCATGCTATCCTTGGACATGAAAAAGGAGGGCAGCCATCATGA
- a CDS encoding CoB--CoM heterodisulfide reductase iron-sulfur subunit A family protein — MHGNGHNEPMRIGFYVCHCGHNIATIVDVKTVAEYVKTLPGVTISREYKYMCSDPGQELIQKDIKEHSLNRIIVASCSPLLHEHTFRTAVEKGGLNPYYFQMVNIRENVSWVHTDTQAATEKAKDLARAAVQRVFHHKALETKHVKIHPDVLVVGGGIAGIHASLTLANAGKKVYLVERQPTIGGHMAMFDKTFPTLDCAACILTPKMSQVKNHPNITLWTYSEVSNVDGYVGNYKIAIKRKPRYINEELCVGCMDCIEKCVYKEGKTPDEFNVGLSKRKPIYIPFPQATPQIVVIDRETCIEFKSGRCKKTCIEACDRKAIDFKQKEETKEIEVGTIILATGYHTFDAKRIPFYGYGKYPNVYTSLEVERLVNASGPTGGDLILRDGRHPKTVGIIHCVGSRDKNTNRWCSRTCCMYSLKLAHLLKEHTDAEVYNFYIDIRAAGKSYEEFYDKLLDENVHFIRGRVAEVSDWAVRPSEEGKLIIRAEDTMIGIVRRVPVDMVVLAVGMEPQADSQDVRRMFNISCSTEGFFLERHPKLAPVDTFTDGIFIAGACQGPKDIPDSVAQAGAAAAQALTLIDTGEIELEPNTAFVVQEECSGCRTCLTICPYNAISRDEAKQKAFINEALCKGCGTCVAACPSGSIKQNLFEDEMIFSEIDGLLKMEQSACC, encoded by the coding sequence ATGCATGGTAATGGACATAATGAACCGATGCGTATCGGATTCTACGTTTGTCATTGCGGACACAACATCGCCACCATCGTGGATGTGAAAACAGTTGCTGAGTATGTGAAGACACTGCCCGGTGTTACTATTTCGCGTGAGTACAAATATATGTGCTCCGATCCTGGACAGGAACTCATCCAGAAGGATATTAAAGAACATTCGCTTAACCGAATTATAGTGGCGTCATGTTCGCCGCTCTTGCATGAGCACACCTTCCGTACGGCAGTGGAAAAAGGCGGTCTTAATCCTTATTACTTTCAGATGGTGAATATCCGCGAGAATGTTTCGTGGGTTCACACCGATACTCAAGCAGCGACGGAAAAAGCGAAAGACCTTGCTCGCGCAGCAGTGCAGCGCGTGTTTCATCACAAAGCTCTGGAAACGAAGCATGTAAAGATTCATCCTGATGTGCTTGTTGTTGGCGGTGGTATTGCTGGGATTCATGCGTCACTCACACTTGCAAACGCCGGCAAGAAAGTGTATCTCGTGGAAAGACAGCCAACGATCGGCGGACATATGGCAATGTTCGATAAAACATTTCCAACACTTGACTGTGCTGCCTGCATTCTTACGCCGAAAATGTCGCAGGTGAAAAATCATCCCAATATTACATTGTGGACTTATTCAGAAGTGTCAAACGTCGATGGTTATGTCGGCAACTATAAAATTGCAATCAAGCGGAAGCCGCGCTATATCAATGAAGAATTGTGTGTCGGCTGTATGGATTGTATTGAGAAGTGTGTGTACAAAGAAGGCAAGACGCCTGACGAATTCAATGTGGGATTGAGTAAGCGGAAACCGATCTACATTCCATTCCCGCAGGCAACTCCGCAAATTGTGGTGATCGATCGGGAAACCTGCATTGAATTTAAATCCGGCCGATGCAAGAAGACCTGTATAGAAGCATGCGATCGGAAAGCGATAGACTTTAAGCAGAAAGAAGAGACTAAAGAAATTGAAGTTGGTACTATTATTCTTGCGACGGGCTATCACACGTTTGATGCGAAACGCATCCCATTCTATGGATATGGGAAATATCCAAATGTCTATACATCGCTGGAAGTGGAACGACTTGTCAATGCATCTGGTCCTACTGGCGGTGATTTGATTCTTCGTGATGGCCGCCATCCGAAAACAGTCGGCATCATTCATTGCGTTGGCTCGCGGGACAAGAACACGAACCGTTGGTGTTCCCGTACCTGCTGCATGTATTCACTGAAGCTTGCACATCTGCTGAAAGAGCATACCGACGCAGAAGTCTACAATTTCTATATCGACATTCGAGCGGCAGGAAAATCATACGAAGAATTTTACGACAAACTTCTCGATGAAAATGTTCATTTTATTCGCGGACGTGTAGCTGAAGTGTCCGACTGGGCGGTGCGTCCGTCGGAAGAAGGGAAGCTTATCATCCGTGCAGAAGACACGATGATCGGCATTGTGCGCCGCGTACCGGTGGATATGGTCGTACTTGCCGTTGGAATGGAACCCCAAGCAGATTCGCAAGATGTGCGGCGGATGTTCAATATTTCTTGTTCAACAGAAGGATTCTTCCTCGAACGTCATCCAAAACTTGCACCTGTAGATACTTTTACAGACGGTATTTTTATCGCCGGTGCTTGCCAGGGACCGAAAGACATTCCCGATAGTGTTGCACAGGCAGGTGCAGCTGCTGCCCAAGCGCTCACGCTTATCGATACCGGTGAGATCGAACTGGAGCCGAATACAGCTTTTGTTGTGCAAGAAGAATGTTCAGGCTGCCGTACGTGTCTCACGATATGCCCATACAATGCTATCTCTCGCGACGAAGCAAAGCAAAAGGCATTCATCAATGAAGCACTCTGTAAAGGTTGCGGCACATGCGTTGCGGCATGTCCATCCGGCTCGATCAAACAGAATTTGTTTGAAGATGAAATGATCTTCAGTGAGATTGACGGCTTATTGAAAATGGAACAGAGCGCATGCTGTTGA
- a CDS encoding hydrogenase maturation protease, giving the protein MTEKPSEGFRVFVQDNIQKILVVGIGNEYRSDDGVGLVIARRIREKKIPSVSVKEESGEGAALMEAWQGRENVILVDAVSSGAIPGTIFRIDAIKEKTPIKFFHYSTHAFSVSEAIELAREMNVLPPKLVVYGIEGTNFAAGTTISFHVQQAAYKIVEYIVKDMQLLR; this is encoded by the coding sequence ATGACAGAAAAACCTTCTGAAGGTTTTCGAGTGTTTGTTCAGGACAACATTCAGAAGATTCTCGTGGTTGGAATAGGAAACGAGTATCGCAGTGATGATGGCGTCGGATTGGTGATAGCTCGGAGGATTCGCGAGAAAAAGATTCCGTCAGTGAGTGTAAAAGAAGAATCGGGTGAAGGCGCTGCGCTGATGGAGGCGTGGCAAGGACGTGAAAATGTAATTTTGGTTGATGCAGTTTCGTCAGGCGCAATACCCGGTACAATTTTCAGAATAGATGCAATAAAAGAGAAAACACCGATAAAGTTCTTTCATTATTCAACCCATGCATTTAGTGTTTCGGAAGCAATCGAACTGGCACGTGAGATGAATGTCCTGCCTCCAAAGTTAGTAGTTTACGGAATTGAAGGAACTAACTTTGCCGCAGGAACAACCATTTCGTTTCATGTTCAGCAGGCTGCCTATAAAATTGTCGAATACATCGTAAAAGACATGCAATTACTCCGATAA
- the hypE gene encoding hydrogenase expression/formation protein HypE — MNEKTMEMNNGFSCPLPMMEYKHVLLAHGGGGKLSHQLIKNMFASQFKNELLEPLHDGAIFSIGTTRFAFSTDSYVINPIFFPGGNIGTLAVNGTVNDLSMCGARPLYLSAAFIIEEGLSMEELWRVVRSMETAAKAAGVQLVTGDTKVVDRGKGDKIFVNTSGIGILPDGVTISPRHAKPGDKIILSGTIADHGIAIMSVREGLEFETQIESDCAPLNELVETMFAASQEIHVLRDPTRGGVASVLNEIAESAAIGISIFEDRIPVSEEVLGACEILGFDPLYVANEGKLLAFVAPSAGDKVLGAMRTHPLGKNAVIIGEVVADHSGTVIMKTRIGGSRVVDMLSGEQLPRIC; from the coding sequence ATGAATGAAAAAACTATGGAAATGAACAATGGCTTCTCTTGCCCGCTGCCAATGATGGAATACAAGCATGTTTTGCTGGCACACGGCGGGGGCGGAAAACTCTCGCACCAGTTGATCAAAAATATGTTTGCATCGCAATTTAAAAATGAACTGCTTGAACCGTTGCACGATGGTGCTATCTTCTCAATTGGTACCACACGGTTCGCATTTTCTACCGATTCGTACGTCATCAATCCAATTTTCTTCCCAGGTGGAAATATTGGCACACTCGCCGTAAACGGAACCGTGAATGATCTTTCCATGTGCGGTGCACGCCCGCTTTATCTTTCTGCCGCATTTATTATTGAAGAAGGATTATCCATGGAAGAATTATGGCGCGTTGTACGTTCTATGGAAACTGCGGCAAAAGCAGCGGGGGTTCAACTGGTTACCGGTGACACGAAAGTGGTTGATCGCGGAAAAGGCGACAAAATTTTCGTCAATACATCGGGCATTGGTATTCTTCCGGATGGAGTTACCATCAGTCCGCGGCATGCAAAACCAGGAGATAAGATTATTTTAAGCGGTACAATTGCTGATCATGGAATCGCCATCATGTCTGTACGGGAAGGATTGGAGTTTGAAACTCAGATTGAAAGCGACTGTGCACCGCTCAATGAATTAGTAGAGACGATGTTTGCGGCAAGCCAGGAAATTCACGTTCTTCGCGACCCGACGCGCGGCGGTGTTGCATCTGTTCTCAACGAAATTGCCGAGAGTGCTGCTATCGGAATTTCTATTTTTGAAGATCGCATACCTGTCTCTGAAGAAGTACTGGGTGCTTGCGAAATCCTTGGCTTCGATCCACTCTATGTAGCAAATGAAGGCAAACTCCTTGCATTCGTTGCTCCGTCGGCAGGAGATAAAGTGCTTGGAGCAATGCGCACGCATCCGTTAGGAAAAAATGCTGTTATTATCGGCGAGGTTGTTGCAGATCATTCCGGTACTGTGATTATGAAAACACGCATCGGGGGTTCGCGTGTGGTGGACATGCTCTCCGGCGAACAACTGCCAAGAATATGCTGA
- a CDS encoding isoprenylcysteine carboxylmethyltransferase family protein, with protein sequence MECPLEVTSILIFILGTCGALVFTWRFSIKAKRPHGIPRFFSFECILLLVLLNVPVWFKHTLLWNQLISWILLFVSIVYAATGFYLLRVIGKPKGDFENTSKLVVVGLYKFIRHPLYASLVLLGFGIFFKQITIETTALVLFNFFALIATAKQEEKEMLIKFGEEYHAYMKRTKMFIPYLF encoded by the coding sequence ATGGAGTGTCCTCTGGAAGTTACATCGATATTGATTTTTATTCTTGGAACATGTGGCGCTCTCGTCTTCACTTGGCGATTCTCCATTAAAGCCAAGCGTCCTCATGGTATTCCACGATTCTTTTCCTTCGAGTGCATTCTCTTACTCGTGCTCCTCAATGTACCCGTATGGTTTAAGCACACGCTGCTGTGGAATCAACTCATTTCATGGATACTACTCTTCGTTTCGATTGTCTACGCCGCTACGGGTTTCTACCTTCTCCGGGTTATCGGCAAACCAAAAGGCGACTTCGAAAATACCTCGAAGCTCGTCGTTGTTGGGCTCTATAAATTCATCCGCCATCCATTATACGCCTCGCTTGTATTATTAGGATTTGGAATATTCTTTAAACAGATCACGATTGAAACGACTGCTCTTGTTTTGTTCAACTTTTTTGCATTGATTGCAACTGCCAAACAGGAGGAGAAAGAGATGCTGATCAAATTTGGCGAAGAGTATCACGCATACATGAAGAGAACAAAGATGTTTATTCCATATTTATTTTGA
- a CDS encoding hydrogenase iron-sulfur subunit, whose product MSTIIEQEENSNGWEPHIVAFFCNWCTYTAADLAGVSRLRYAPNARIIRVMCSGRIDPQFILDAFSKGADGVLIGGCHPGDCHYMEGNYKALRRMRLLKRMLKDMGIEEKRFRLEWISASEGERVKTVINEMTEQVRRLGPLGLPKKFAEWDKEMETLEQEVQGKEEAVHA is encoded by the coding sequence ATGTCAACAATAATAGAACAAGAAGAAAATTCAAACGGATGGGAACCGCATATTGTTGCTTTTTTCTGCAACTGGTGCACATACACTGCGGCAGACCTTGCTGGAGTCTCGCGTCTTCGATATGCACCCAATGCTCGAATTATTCGCGTGATGTGTTCCGGACGCATTGATCCGCAATTCATTCTTGATGCTTTTTCCAAAGGTGCGGATGGTGTTCTCATCGGCGGATGTCACCCCGGGGATTGTCATTATATGGAAGGCAATTATAAGGCGCTTCGCCGTATGCGGCTTCTCAAACGAATGCTGAAAGATATGGGAATTGAAGAAAAACGGTTTCGTCTTGAGTGGATATCTGCTTCTGAAGGCGAGCGTGTCAAAACAGTCATCAATGAAATGACAGAGCAAGTGCGCAGACTCGGCCCGCTCGGATTACCGAAGAAATTTGCGGAATGGGATAAAGAAATGGAGACACTTGAACAAGAAGTTCAGGGAAAGGAGGAAGCAGTCCATGCCTGA